The Candidatus Nitronereus thalassa genome includes the window TTCCCAATCAAGACGGTGCCAATCGCTTGCTCGGTTTCATTCACGGAAGATAAGCGTAATTGCCACAACAAATGGTCTTCAAGTGAGGTCGGTTTTGTCAGGGTCTGCTCATAGGAGGGAAAATCCTCGTCTGAGGATGATGACGATTGTGTGGCACCACCTGCCCGCCAATCGCTTTCGTAATAGTTATCCCATTCCTCGGAAGAAAGGGGTTCGGAGAATTCTGCGGTGGTATTTTCAGTACTGGGTTCCCCTTCCGCCGGGGTCCCTTCTTTCCCTTCGGCGGCTCCAGTTTCACCTGCAGGTCCCTCGACATCTTCATCGCCAGCAACTTCCTCAAGGAGCGGATTCTCCATAAGATGCTGAGACAAGGTTTGCTGAAGTTCTAACCTGGATAATTGCAGGAGCTTGATGGCCTGCTGAAGTTGGGGAGTCATCACCAACTTCTGGCTCAGCTTTAAATCCAGTCTTAATTCCATGCTGACACGTTCACCCTTTGACAAGTACTCATGACAACTTGAAACGTTCCCCCAAATACAATGCCCTGGCTTGAGGACTACTTACAACCGCCTCGGGCTTTCCCGACTCCAGGATCGTGCCTTCGTTAATTATATAGGCTCGATCCGTTATGGAAAGGGTTTCTTGTACATTATGATCGGTAATAAGAATCCCAATATCCTTGCTTTTTAAGGATTGGATAATTTCTTGAATATCCGCCACGGCTATGGGATCAATACCCGCAAAGGGTTCATCCAACAACAAAAAACTCGGGTTTGTAGCGAGGGCTCTGGTTATTTCGAGGCGTCGCCGCTCTCCACCTGATAAGGTGAAGGCCTTATTTTTTCGAAGATTGGTCAGCCCAAGCTCACTCAATAATTCATCAAGCCTGGCCTGACGATCCCCCTTTGAAAGGCGAAGTGTTTCTAAAACGGCCATGATATTATCTTCTACCGACAAACGCCGAAATACCGAGGCTTCCTGAGGAAGATACCCAATGCCTCGGCGAGCCCGCTGATACATGGGAAGGTGGGTGATGAGCTCGCGGTTCAGGAGAATTTGACCATGATCCGGCTGACATAACCCAACCACCATATCAAAGATGGTGGTTTTCCCTGCTCCATTTGGCCCAAGTAGTCCAACGATTTCTCCAGCCTCGACCTCAAGGGAGACCCCGCGGACGACTTCCCGTCCCTTAAAACTTTTTCTCAGTTGCTTCGCATATACACGGGGCTGCTGCATGACGTGACAAAAACCAACACTCCAGGTAAATCTCCGTTTTCGAGAGCGCCCTACTGTTCACCTTCCGATTCCTCAATAACGACGCGAGATCCCCCCTCCACAATACTACGCTCTTCTTTTAAAAAAATCGTCATCTTCGTACCCGTCACGCGGGTTCCATTTTGCCATGCCACCGGTGAGTCGGTGAGCACGACTTTTTCTTCGTCTTTATAGTACACGGCTCGCCCACTGGTGGCCTTGCCATCTTCCTTCTCGATAATGACATGCCCCTGAGCATCGACCACGTCCACTTGTTGTCCAAAAGAATCATCTGATGACTTATCAGATTTCCCAGGGCTATCCTTTTTAAAATACACGATCATCCGATCAGCGCGGATTACCATATTATCGCGCGTGAGCACCACGGACTTTTCAAAAATGGCCTTTCGGGACTTTCCTTGGGCCGTCATCGTCCCAGAGGTAATGGTCGTCGGATTGCGTGGTGCCGCAAACCCGGCCGCATCAAAAAGCCCCCACCATAGCACCCCAATCACCAAGAGGACTTTTGACAGGGAAAGGAGATTACGACGAGGATTGGACACGGACATGATCTAGAACTGAAAACTCCTCTGATTCAAGGTGTCCCACTAAACCAACCCCAGTAATGGTCAAACCATTGCCTTGGATCGTCACTGGACTTGGCGTTCGTATTTCTTGATTGGCGTCAATCCAATGCAGGTGTGGGGTAAGAATCGTATACCCATTTTTGAGTTCGATGACGATGGGATCTTGTCGATTGCGTAATTCAAAATCTTTGGTTTCCGTATTGATCACCCCCTCATCGGCATCCACCATCATTTCTTCGCCCTGCTGTCCAAACAATCGTAACTGCACCTCTTTCAGGGTCGCCTCTTGTTTATCTTCAAATACTTCGGCGCGCTGAGCGGCAACTTCCCATTGCACCATCCCATCTTTTGTTTGACGATACACAAACCCTTCCATGCCAGCATCGGCTTCCTCAAGCTCTGGTAAGGCAATGGAAGGGGGAGGCGCATTGGTCTGCATATGACCAACGACCACATACGCTAAATACACGCTAAGGCCCAGGATGATTCCACCTAGCGTCCATCGCAAAAAACGGTTGGACATCCCAGTTGCACTCCATTCACGTATATCAAGCGATGTGAAAAAAGAATAGCACAGGGCCCTATCCAAGTAAACTACACATTCTTGGATAGGGCACAGGATTCTATAATGATGTCAACTAGTTAGAAGAAACAACGAAAGGACAGCAAGAAAGACATTAAGCGTCAAGGCTCAGGTGAGGAAGAGCGTGAGGAACACGAGAAATGTTTACTTTTTCTCGGCATCAGATTCGGCATCAGTATCAGATTCCTTCTCAGGTTTCACCGATACTTCACGCGCCACCAATTCCAACGCCACCATTTCAGCGGCATCCCCAGGACGTCGCCTCGTCGGAATAATTCTGGTATACCCACCAGAACGACTGTGGAACCGCCCTGCCACATCATCAAACAGCTTGGAAACAATGGTCTTTTGTTGAATGAAACTCAAGGCCTGACGTCTGGCGTGCAACGTACCAGACTTCCCTAAGGTAATCATTTTCTCCGCTAGCCCGCGAATTTCCTTTGCTTTCGCCTCTGTAGTTTCAATCCGTTCGTGTTCTATCAACGACGTCACTAAGTTCCGGAACAGGGCATGACGATGTTTGGTGTTTCGTCCAAGTTGTCTACCACTTTTTCGGTGCCGCACTGGATTACCTTCTTTCCCTAAACCTGGGTGAATTACGAGTTCGAGGAACTGACGGAATCAGTCTTAATTCCTAATCCTAATCCCATTTCCGACAGAACTTCTTTAATTTCATTTAAGGACTTTTTCCCAAAATTTTTCGTTTTCAACATTTCCATTTCCGTCCGTTGCACCAAATCTTCAATAGTCTTGATATTGGCGTTTTTCAAACAATTCGCAGCACGAACGGAAAGTTCCAATTCATTAACACTTCGCGACAAGTTTTTTGTAAATTCCGCCTGCACCTCATTTTGTGAGGAATCCGGCTCCGCCTCCCGCATCTCTTCGCTCGGAATGCAAATGGCCAGATGTTCTCGAAGAATACTCGCAGCAGAGGACACTGCCTCTTGTGGAGTGATGTCCCCATCCGTCCATACTTCAAGGTTTAAACGATCATAATCGGTCATTCGACCAACCCGAGCATTTTCCACATTAAAATTAACGCGCTTGATAGGTGAAAAAATCGAGTCCACAGGAATCACGCCAATGGGCAACCCCTCTTCTTTATTGCGTTCGGCTGGCACATAGCCTCGTCCGGGCTTCACAATCATTTCAATATCAATCATCCCATCTTTGTCCAAGGTCGCAATTTTCAAGTCAGGATTCAGGACCGTGACATCCGCATCATGTTCAATATCAGAGGCTTTGGCATCGCCCGGCCCTTTCTTTTTTAGCCGGATGGCCTTGGCTTTGTCCGTATGGAGTTTTAGCCGGAGGCTCTTGATATTGAGAATGATCACGGTTAAGTCTTCCGTCACACCTGGAAGGGTAGAAAATTCATGATAAGCCCCTTCAATCTTTACCGACGTGACAGCAGCGCCGGGGAGTGA containing:
- the lptB gene encoding LPS export ABC transporter ATP-binding protein, with product MQQPRVYAKQLRKSFKGREVVRGVSLEVEAGEIVGLLGPNGAGKTTIFDMVVGLCQPDHGQILLNRELITHLPMYQRARRGIGYLPQEASVFRRLSVEDNIMAVLETLRLSKGDRQARLDELLSELGLTNLRKNKAFTLSGGERRRLEITRALATNPSFLLLDEPFAGIDPIAVADIQEIIQSLKSKDIGILITDHNVQETLSITDRAYIINEGTILESGKPEAVVSSPQARALYLGERFKLS
- a CDS encoding LptA/OstA family protein, which codes for MSNPRRNLLSLSKVLLVIGVLWWGLFDAAGFAAPRNPTTITSGTMTAQGKSRKAIFEKSVVLTRDNMVIRADRMIVYFKKDSPGKSDKSSDDSFGQQVDVVDAQGHVIIEKEDGKATSGRAVYYKDEEKVVLTDSPVAWQNGTRVTGTKMTIFLKEERSIVEGGSRVVIEESEGEQ
- the lptC gene encoding LPS export ABC transporter periplasmic protein LptC translates to MSNRFLRWTLGGIILGLSVYLAYVVVGHMQTNAPPPSIALPELEEADAGMEGFVYRQTKDGMVQWEVAAQRAEVFEDKQEATLKEVQLRLFGQQGEEMMVDADEGVINTETKDFELRNRQDPIVIELKNGYTILTPHLHWIDANQEIRTPSPVTIQGNGLTITGVGLVGHLESEEFSVLDHVRVQSSS
- the rplQ gene encoding 50S ribosomal protein L17 translates to MRHRKSGRQLGRNTKHRHALFRNLVTSLIEHERIETTEAKAKEIRGLAEKMITLGKSGTLHARRQALSFIQQKTIVSKLFDDVAGRFHSRSGGYTRIIPTRRRPGDAAEMVALELVAREVSVKPEKESDTDAESDAEKK
- a CDS encoding DNA-directed RNA polymerase subunit alpha, producing MSKGMKDFQLPMRLELEKDTASATYGKFTAEPFERGFGTTIGNSLRRVLLSSLPGAAVTSVKIEGAYHEFSTLPGVTEDLTVIILNIKSLRLKLHTDKAKAIRLKKKGPGDAKASDIEHDADVTVLNPDLKIATLDKDGMIDIEMIVKPGRGYVPAERNKEEGLPIGVIPVDSIFSPIKRVNFNVENARVGRMTDYDRLNLEVWTDGDITPQEAVSSAASILREHLAICIPSEEMREAEPDSSQNEVQAEFTKNLSRSVNELELSVRAANCLKNANIKTIEDLVQRTEMEMLKTKNFGKKSLNEIKEVLSEMGLGLGIKTDSVSSSNS